TATAGAGCATACCATTAATGATGCACTTAGGGAATCGAATATAAAGGCGGTAGGTTCTCCTGAAGTCGAAAAAATGAATTTTGAACCTGATGGAGATTTCTCATACATCGTAGTGATAGAAAACATACCTGAAATCACAAATATAGATTTCAAAGCTATAGAGCTTAAAAAACTTTCAGAGCCTGAAGTTACCGATGAACAGATGAATGCTGCATTGTCAGACCTTCATAAAAAATACGGTGTACTCACTCCGATTGAAGAGGTGAGACCATTACGTGATAAAGATTTTGCATCCGTAAAACTCATAGTATCGGATGAAAAAGGCAGGGTAAAAAAAGTTTACGATGACTTGCAGTGGGCACTCGATGAACGTCTTGATAAAACCATATATGAGCAAATGCCTGGTATGCTTGTTGGCGAAAAAAGAAAGGTTATCAACAAGGCGAAAAAAGAGATTTACAGTATAGAACTAAAAACAATTAAATATATCAAGTATCCACCAATAGATGATGAGTTTGCGAAAGCTGTTGGTAAATACAACTCTCTTGAAGAACTCAGGGAAGATATAAGAAAAAGGATTGAATACGACATCAAGACATTTAACAAGGTCATCTACCGTAATTTGATAGGAGAGGCTTTATTAAAGAAATATCCTGTAAATTTACCGCAATCTATTGTTAATGAGAAATTGAAAGAGATTGCTTCAAAGGATTCGGAACTCCAGAAATCATATCAAACAGGTGATGTAAAAGCAATAGAAGAGAGGTTTAAGGATCTTGAGAAGTTCGTAAGAAATGCTTTCGCAATAAATGTATTGTTTGAGGCAATTGAATCTCAGGAAAATATAGTCGTCAGTGAAGAGGAATTAAAAACAGCCATTGAAAACGTGGCAACACAAAACAATGATACCGCAGAAAACATTACCGAAAAATTAAAGAAAGATAATTCAATGGATTCTTTACGGCATCAGATAATAGATGACAAAATTCTTGAGTTGGTACTGCAACATGCTCAATTTAAGGCATAAAACTAAGTAAAAGCTAATCAAAATGCAGCTATTATAACGTCCACCGTACTGCACCGGATTTTATATGAAGGCGACATTTTTATCCCTTAGTTTTGTTATTCTCCAGGAATACCGGAACTAATTGTTTCATTTGCCTTACGGCTTTTTTGTCTGTCCTCATGATACAGTCTTCCCTATTGTATTTTATTTTTTAAACTGTTATAATATCATATAACTTCAATGCTGGAAGAATAATGTCATTTTATGAAATAATAAAAAAGGGGAGAGAATATGAAGACATTTAAAAACAAAAGAAAAACTATTTTATTTCTTACTGTCTCAAGCCTATTGATCGGATCGTTAGTTTTATCAGGGTGCGGAAGTAGTTCAAAAAGCTCGACATCTTCAAAACCAAATCCGCCGCAGAATCTTACTGCCAGCCCTTCTAATCAGCAGGTCTCACTAACATGGAATGCTTCATCCGGTGCAGCGAGTTACAGGGTATACGAGTCAACGACCTCAGGCGGCCCATACTCGGCGGTAGGGACAACCACAACAACGGGTTATACCGTAACCGGCTTAACGAACGGTATACCTTATTACTTTGTTGTAACAGCCGTTAATAGTGCTGGTGAGAGCGGAGATTCAAATCAGGCAAGTGCTACACCAACTTCAGCCCCAACACCACCGGCACCGCCAAACGGCTTAACTGCCAGCCCTTCTAATCAGCAGGTCTCACTAACATGGAATGCTTCATCCGGTGCAGCGAGTTACAGGGTATATGAGTCAACGACCTCAGGCGGCCCATACTCGGCGGTAGGGACAACCACAACAACGGGTTATACCGTAACCGGCTTAACGAACGGTATACCTTATTATTTTGTTGTAACAGCAGTAAACAGCATAGGTGAGAGCGCGTATTCTACTGAGGCAACTGCAACGCCATTTACCGGCATACCGCCTTCGCCTCCTTCAGGTGTTACGGCTAATGCAGGCAATGGACAGATAACGATTAGCTGGAATAGTGTTTCAGTCGCGACATCTTACAATATTTATTGGTCGACATCCTCGGGTGTAACCCCGGCAAACGGCACAAGGATCCCTAATGCAGTAAGTCCGTTTACTCAGACAGGGCTTACTAATAATACTACCTACTACTATATAGTTACAGCAGTAAATAGCTACGGTGAAAGTATAGCATCAGGTCAGGTAAGTGCTACACCGTGGGACAGCAACGATATTTCAGGTACAGTTACGTATTCAGGGTTAAAAAAGGGCAGGATATATATAAATGTTGATGATACCGGTGGCGGGAGTACGATCTATGGAACCAGCATTTCTCAAACAGGGTCTTTTACTATTCGCGGTGTGCCAAGTGGCAGCTATGTACTTAGCGCATGGTTAGATAATATAGGAACGGGAACGTTACATGCCTCTAATCCTACCGGAACTTCTACATCATTTTCAGTAAATTTCTCCAATGTCTCGGGTGTTTCCGTTCCCATTTCTGATCCGGGAACCATTACATTATCAGCGCCAAGTTTGATAGTTTATCCTGGTTCAGGAACAGCATTAACTTTATGGAATGCCTTAACCAATAGCAACGGCATTGAAGCCGCTGATTCGTATAATGTGTACTGGAGTACATCAAACACACCGTGTAGTACGACAGGGGGCGGCGTTACATCTGTGGTCGCAAATAGTATGGGTGCTTTTCTCCAAACCGGGCTTGCTAACGGTAGTACATACTATTACTCTGTCCAGGGGGTTGCAGGAGGTACTGGAGGTCCATGCTCTTCAACATTCCCCGTAACAGTTGCGGCTAATACCGGTGCTTATTCTGTTTCCGGGATTATCACATCCAATGTTACACTGACAGGTCCTTTATATGTAGCCATAGGGACCTTAGGCTCAAATGGTCCTCCTGTATTCTATGGGCTCGAAAGTATTAATTCCCCTTCAATGACACAGGCCTATAATATTGCAGGCATTACGAATGGAACCTATTATGTATATGTTATTGATGATATGAATAATGACGGTTCAATAGACATTGGAGATATTACAGAGGGCATATCCGGCAATGCCCAGCAGGTAACAGTAAACAATGCTGATGTGACACAGAACATTAATCTTACAGGTGCAAATGCGCTGGCTTCGGTCACAACACAGCATTATTCAGCAACAACATATAACGGCTATAACTTGGGCTCCAATATCCGTGGGGAAATGAAACTGCCGGTGGCAGTTACGCTGACAGCAGGACCGAATGTTGCAGTTCCGGTTGACATAGGCAATCCAGGAACTAATGGCAATAATGGAAGTTTCCTCGGGTCTTTTACTTTGTCAACAAACGTACCAAAGATAGGAGATACTTATTCATTTGCGGTAACATACACTGATACAACTACAGAAAATCTGAATGCCTCTGTTACAGGCGTATTGGACAGCTTTCCTACACCTACCTTTCCCACATCTTCAAATAATGGCGATGGCGTTACACAGCCGACATTTACATGGAATGCACCATTGTCGCCGCCAAGCCCGTACACTTATTATCTGTGGATAGGATCGATCGCTGGCGGTATGATCTGGTATGATACTCCATCAAACGGCTCGACTTCAGACCCGTATAACTCTAACAATAGTGCATCCCAGACCAGCTTGACCTCAGGAACCACTTATCTGTGGTTGATCGGAGTTAGAGACAGTTATGGCAACTCTGCTCAATATCAAACACAGTGGACACCATAAAGGACATAGGAAGGTTAACGTGATTAACAGGCAGCGGCAAAGCCGCTGCCTGTTTTTATATACCGGCAAATCCGGTAAAAAAAGAAACAAGCTCACCCAGTTAACTCATCAGAACTTATAAGATATCTCAAACCCTGTATCGACTATATAACCTTTGCTCTCATATCCTGGATAACCTGGGTTCTGGATGCCCGCTGTTAGCGGGTCAGCATCAACGGCTATGCTTTTGTACGTTTTTCTGTCGCCGAGTATAATGCCCTGCAAATGGACAGTATAGGTGAGAAACCCGTCATCATACGGCTGGACATAGCTTGCACCTGTTGAAATGACATTTTGTACATTATCAACATAGTTGGTACTCCTCATTTGAGGAGGTACAGGTGTCGGCTCGTAATAATAACCTCCCATAATGTGCCACGAAGAATTAAGCCTATAATTAACCCCTATCCTCGGTATATATATGTCATCAAACGCCTGGCCTGGATAGGTAACACCTGTTTTTGGATCAGTGTATGATTCATCTTGCGGCTTTACCCCATGATTGTCTACGTAACCTGACCATCCTACCCATGTAAGCTCGCCGTCTAATTCAAGATCATCTATGGGCTTATACATAACAGCTATAGATGCGTGCGCTGGTGTATAAAACAGTATCTGATTTATTGTTTGTGTGAATTGATTTGATATAAGCCCAGGGATATTGAACGATTGCGGCATATGAACATAAGCCGCTCCCACTATAGGGAAATCGTCTGCACTCATATATGATGCACCAACCTTGAAACGATCGGATGGGTTAAATAGAATACCGAGGTTTGCTACATAGGTATACTTCTGCGTATTAGCTATATTCATATACCATATTGACTGATTAAGCGGATTGGGAAAGTACTCATAAGAGTATGTCATTGACTTGATAAATAAGGATACGCCGCCGCCTATTGAGAGGTAGGGCAATATCTTGAGTGCAATCGTAGGCAGGATAATCTGTTGCTCTGTTGTATTTTCAAGAAACTCAAAATAAAGCTTATTTGTAAAAAACGCCTCACTTGCATCCGGGTAATGTGCATTCTGCTGCATGACATCCCCTAAAGGGGTATAAACACTAATACCCACGTACAAAAATTTTAGTCCGAAATTATGGGTAATTCCGGCAGAAAGCCCTTCTATATTCGTATCGTCTGTATTTTGAAGACCGGAGCCGAACGGCTTTGTATATAGGTGATCAAAGGCGATCAGGAATTGTGCACCCATTGATTCTTTTGTTTGTGTAATACCCGCTGGATTATAGTATGTTGCAGTCCAATCATCGGCAGAAGCAGCACGCGCATTACCCATTGCAATACCTTTTGAATCGACACCGAAAAGATCAAATACATCAGCATAGGCTAATGAACACGAAATTAAGAATATGATCACTAAGGGTACTATCTTTTTTATCATTGTATTTTCTCCTTTTTATAGCTTATTTGAATTACGCGTTATTATTTATGCTGTATACATCGGGGTTTTGTTTTAGTCTTTTCTGATAAGGACTGTATCCTTTGAACACTATTAAGTAAACTGCTATTGCCTCAATTGCCCCACCGATAAAATCGACGAGATAGTGCTGTTTTACAAAAAATATGGATGCCGAAATAAGCAGGGCTATTACCCAGAAGACCAAGCCGATCTTTTTGTTGTACCTATATAATATGAGTGCCACAAACAATGAGTTTGCCACATGCATGCTCGGAAACACATTAAACCCTGGATCCGTGTGATACACCATCGTAAGAAGTTTATCGCTGATTGAATTGCCCACTATTTCCGGCCGTATCATTTTTGTCGGATAGATAACAAATATGGCAAAGGATATCATGCCTTCCAAGAAGTATCCCAGTGCTATCCTCCGAAAGATACTCATATTATCTATGATAAAGATCGGGGTAAAACAGAAAATATAATACAAGATATATATCTATGCAAAGCCAGGTACAAAAGGTATTAAGAGATCCAGTCCTGTTCTTAATACATGAAATTGTACTCCACTTTTCCATAAAAGCTCATTGTGCCAATCGAGGTAATAAAAGCTTATGCTTAATACTGCAGCAATAAATACTGGAAGTAGAAACTTTTCGTATTTCAAATAAAAATCAATTATGGTTGTACGGAGATCTATGTCTTTTTCTATCGTATTATGTTTTATGTAATTCATGTTTATCTCCTTTCTTTTTTAATTGCTGTACCTGTTGCCGGTGTTTAATATAACCCGCATAATGTCTATAAGCCTGTTTTTTCAATTCAAAATGTTTTCTCCTTAAATTTCATATCGTCTATATATTAAGTAATCAATTACTTACAATTGTCAAGTCTTTTTATCGTTTTAGTTGAAATGATACATTTATATAGTTTAATAATCCCTGTGCAGCAGGCTTGTCGGACATAAGCCAATCAGCCCTTGAAGAAGGCATGTTACAATTTATTATTTTTTCTATTAGCGGTCTTGCCTTGTCAAACATACCTTCCCTGATGTAAATCTTAGCCATTAATACCATTGCCACGGTAAAATGAGAATCAACGGCCAAAGCCCTTCTGAGATAATTAAGTGCCTGAGAATTACTGCCTCCGACTATCCAAGGCAATTCATAATACAATGCGCCATACGCCACCAGGACCCATGGATCATACGGATTAAGCTTATATGCTTTGCCCATGTAATTTTCAAACTCTGGCAGCATAAACAAAGCATTCAGCACACCTTTAAGTTGACCGGCTTTACCTAAATTTACTGCATACCAGAAATATCCTTTCTCACCATCGGATTTTATTTTTATAGCTTTTTCTGCGGATATTTTCCCTGCTTCATAATCATTCAAGGCATCTGTACTTGTAAGCGTTGGATAATCACCCATTGTAGCGTAAGCTCTTGATTTCATCCAGCATGCATCATATATGATGTTAGAATCTCTATTTTCTTTGATAATCTGATTGAACATATCTATAGATTTTTTAAGATTCGCAATGTTCTTATCATAATTATTAAACATATTTTCCGCATCATAAAGCGTTATGGCACATACATTGCCGGCAAATAAAACGGTAAAGATTATTAGCCCCGTGAATACAGCAATAGTTTTCGTTTGCTTGTTCAAATCTTTATTTCCTCTTTTTTTATCCAAAAATTGCAATAGGGGAGTTTGCGATAAATCTAATATCTACGCGTTGTATACTATCACTAATTATATCAACTCCCCTATTCTTCAAATGCACTTTTAGGGGGTTAACCGGCCATTAACTTTTGCTGACACGGGATGCATACCTTTAATCCATTATAGATACGTCCGTATTTTTCCACGACCATATCCCCGCATTGTTCACACACGAATGATGCGAATGATTCTTCACCCTTTTCAACTGCATATTCAAAAATCGGGCTTATAATCATAAGCTGCTCATCAGCCTTATCCATTACCATCTCTATTAACGGTTCTACGACTTTAGCCGGTACTTTTGATGCCGGAATGCCTTTCTCTCTATAATTCTTAAAGAACTCTGTCTGCTTGGTTGCTAACTGCACCTCTGCCTTTGGCACAGCACGAACGGCCCTTTTACTCGCAACATCAACAAGCGTAATGCCAAACTTGCCGTATCCGAGCTGCTTTATGTTATCCTTACCAAAGGTACAACCGGTTATCACCTGTATCCCGTCTGCGAAGCAGTGGGAGCAATGTGCCTCTCCGAGCTCAACAAGCGCCAGGAGCTGGCCGTCGGTTGCACGCTCTACTCCCAATGCGTTCATTGCCGCTGCACCTACCCTCAGTCCGAGCGGCATGGCAGGACATTTGTGTCCATGAAGCTTAAAACCTGTTTCAAGATATTCTCTCGGTTTAATCATAATCATATTCTCCTTTTTTTAATTTTAGTCTTTTTATAATAAGCGGTTAACTCTGTATCGTTGAAAATTCTTTCTACTTTGCAATGTTATGATCCGTTGGCGGATAAAGATCGCCGGATTATGAACGTTCTCTTTTAGCGAGTATCAGTAAAACAATCATTTTTGGCCGAAACAACATAGTGCCTCCTTTTCTGTTCAACAGTGAAACCGTATTGTTTTATTTAAGTGGTAAATGGATAATTGTCTCTTCTTTTGTACGTTCCGAACACGGGATACAAACGATCTTGTTGTCCTTGTGCCTCAGATACCGTTCAAACACATACTCGCCGCAGATGTCGCATTTTCCCTTATTGAACGAGCTTTTTACGGGTTTGTATTTGAAATCAGGCAGCACCTTCACATTGAACAGCTCGTTATTGGTCGCATCAAGTACAACTTTTATCACATCATCAAGTACCTTTTCCGGTATATCAGAAGGCTCGACTCCCTGCTTGCGATATTTGAAAAACTCATGCGTTGACAGCTTGTCACTGAATTCGTTTTTCAATGCGATTCTTAAAGCGCCCTTTCTGGGATACCAGAAAATAGCTGCAATCTTTCCATAATTGAGCCTTTCTATCATTCCTTTCCCAAAGGTAGCTCCTGTCGCGGACATGATTCCATCCTGCATACATCCTTGCGAGTGTCCTATACCCATCTCGGAAAATACGTGCATCTCATGGTTTTTGCTTCTTCCAACTCCGAGTTTCTCCAATGCTAAAGACCCCATCCTGTATCCAATGGGCATAAAAGGACATTTATGCCCGTGAAAATCAAATGCATAGTTTGGTAAATGAAACATCTTTACGTTCCTCCTTTA
The genomic region above belongs to Deltaproteobacteria bacterium and contains:
- a CDS encoding tetratricopeptide repeat protein, yielding MNKQTKTIAVFTGLIIFTVLFAGNVCAITLYDAENMFNNYDKNIANLKKSIDMFNQIIKENRDSNIIYDACWMKSRAYATMGDYPTLTSTDALNDYEAGKISAEKAIKIKSDGEKGYFWYAVNLGKAGQLKGVLNALFMLPEFENYMGKAYKLNPYDPWVLVAYGALYYELPWIVGGSNSQALNYLRRALAVDSHFTVAMVLMAKIYIREGMFDKARPLIEKIINCNMPSSRADWLMSDKPAAQGLLNYINVSFQLKR
- a CDS encoding phosphatase PAP2 family protein produces the protein MSIFRRIALGYFLEGMISFAIFVIYPTKMIRPEIVGNSISDKLLTMVYHTDPGFNVFPSMHVANSLFVALILYRYNKKIGLVFWVIALLISASIFFVKQHYLVDFIGGAIEAIAVYLIVFKGYSPYQKRLKQNPDVYSINNNA
- a CDS encoding FmdE family protein, which translates into the protein MFHLPNYAFDFHGHKCPFMPIGYRMGSLALEKLGVGRSKNHEMHVFSEMGIGHSQGCMQDGIMSATGATFGKGMIERLNYGKIAAIFWYPRKGALRIALKNEFSDKLSTHEFFKYRKQGVEPSDIPEKVLDDVIKVVLDATNNELFNVKVLPDFKYKPVKSSFNKGKCDICGEYVFERYLRHKDNKIVCIPCSERTKEETIIHLPLK
- a CDS encoding outer membrane protein transport protein — its product is MIKKIVPLVIIFLISCSLAYADVFDLFGVDSKGIAMGNARAASADDWTATYYNPAGITQTKESMGAQFLIAFDHLYTKPFGSGLQNTDDTNIEGLSAGITHNFGLKFLYVGISVYTPLGDVMQQNAHYPDASEAFFTNKLYFEFLENTTEQQIILPTIALKILPYLSIGGGVSLFIKSMTYSYEYFPNPLNQSIWYMNIANTQKYTYVANLGILFNPSDRFKVGASYMSADDFPIVGAAYVHMPQSFNIPGLISNQFTQTINQILFYTPAHASIAVMYKPIDDLELDGELTWVGWSGYVDNHGVKPQDESYTDPKTGVTYPGQAFDDIYIPRIGVNYRLNSSWHIMGGYYYEPTPVPPQMRSTNYVDNVQNVISTGASYVQPYDDGFLTYTVHLQGIILGDRKTYKSIAVDADPLTAGIQNPGYPGYESKGYIVDTGFEISYKF
- a CDS encoding fibronectin type III domain-containing protein; translation: MKTFKNKRKTILFLTVSSLLIGSLVLSGCGSSSKSSTSSKPNPPQNLTASPSNQQVSLTWNASSGAASYRVYESTTSGGPYSAVGTTTTTGYTVTGLTNGIPYYFVVTAVNSAGESGDSNQASATPTSAPTPPAPPNGLTASPSNQQVSLTWNASSGAASYRVYESTTSGGPYSAVGTTTTTGYTVTGLTNGIPYYFVVTAVNSIGESAYSTEATATPFTGIPPSPPSGVTANAGNGQITISWNSVSVATSYNIYWSTSSGVTPANGTRIPNAVSPFTQTGLTNNTTYYYIVTAVNSYGESIASGQVSATPWDSNDISGTVTYSGLKKGRIYINVDDTGGGSTIYGTSISQTGSFTIRGVPSGSYVLSAWLDNIGTGTLHASNPTGTSTSFSVNFSNVSGVSVPISDPGTITLSAPSLIVYPGSGTALTLWNALTNSNGIEAADSYNVYWSTSNTPCSTTGGGVTSVVANSMGAFLQTGLANGSTYYYSVQGVAGGTGGPCSSTFPVTVAANTGAYSVSGIITSNVTLTGPLYVAIGTLGSNGPPVFYGLESINSPSMTQAYNIAGITNGTYYVYVIDDMNNDGSIDIGDITEGISGNAQQVTVNNADVTQNINLTGANALASVTTQHYSATTYNGYNLGSNIRGEMKLPVAVTLTAGPNVAVPVDIGNPGTNGNNGSFLGSFTLSTNVPKIGDTYSFAVTYTDTTTENLNASVTGVLDSFPTPTFPTSSNNGDGVTQPTFTWNAPLSPPSPYTYYLWIGSIAGGMIWYDTPSNGSTSDPYNSNNSASQTSLTSGTTYLWLIGVRDSYGNSAQYQTQWTP
- a CDS encoding FmdE family protein; this translates as MIKPREYLETGFKLHGHKCPAMPLGLRVGAAAMNALGVERATDGQLLALVELGEAHCSHCFADGIQVITGCTFGKDNIKQLGYGKFGITLVDVASKRAVRAVPKAEVQLATKQTEFFKNYREKGIPASKVPAKVVEPLIEMVMDKADEQLMIISPIFEYAVEKGEESFASFVCEQCGDMVVEKYGRIYNGLKVCIPCQQKLMAG
- the tig gene encoding trigger factor, with the protein product MKIVNVETVSDVRKRISVVIPKDMTADMIKKEFDKFSKKASIPGFRKGKIPKEIIEERFKKDIEYETGIELIEHTINDALRESNIKAVGSPEVEKMNFEPDGDFSYIVVIENIPEITNIDFKAIELKKLSEPEVTDEQMNAALSDLHKKYGVLTPIEEVRPLRDKDFASVKLIVSDEKGRVKKVYDDLQWALDERLDKTIYEQMPGMLVGEKRKVINKAKKEIYSIELKTIKYIKYPPIDDEFAKAVGKYNSLEELREDIRKRIEYDIKTFNKVIYRNLIGEALLKKYPVNLPQSIVNEKLKEIASKDSELQKSYQTGDVKAIEERFKDLEKFVRNAFAINVLFEAIESQENIVVSEEELKTAIENVATQNNDTAENITEKLKKDNSMDSLRHQIIDDKILELVLQHAQFKA